One genomic segment of Rhizobium viscosum includes these proteins:
- the dnaE gene encoding DNA polymerase III subunit alpha, protein MADAEQSAIGGKPGFVHLRVHSAYSLLEGALPLKKILYKAAGDSQPAIAITDTNNLFVALEFSQKALDDGLQPIIGCQVSIDMEDGLETEKRGGQQALVKLPSIVLLSATDAGYERLVDLVSRAYLGGEGNSTVHIRSSWLEEIGTEGLIALTGAATGPIDMPLKDGHAAPAETRLLTLKRIFGDRLYVELQRHGTYDKRHEQKVIGLAYKHDLPLVATNEAFFPTRDDYDAHDALMAVAHNAIVSDDSRFRLSPDHYLKSRAEMEKLFADLPEALDNTIEIARRCSFILKTRKPILPRFTGATDDPEEAERAESLELRRQAEEGLDMRLAELGMSAGYEEKDYRERLEFELSVIERMKFPGYFLIVADFIKWAKQHDIPVGPGRGSGAGSLVAYALTITDVDPLRFSLLFERFLNPERVSMPDFDIDFCQDRREEVIRYVQQKYGREQVAQIITFGSLQARAALRDVGRVLEMPYGQVDKICKLVPNNPANPTPLSKAIEEEPKLQEEAAKEPVVARLLDIAQKIEGLYRHASTHAAGIVIGDRPLSKLVPMYRDPRSDMPVTQFNMKWVEQAGLVKFDFLGLKTLTVLKVAVDFCRKRGIEVDLPKIPLDDKKTYEMLSRGETVGVFQVESAGMRKALIGMKPDCIEDIIALVALYRPGPMENIPTYNARKHGDEELESIHPMIDHLLKETQGVIVYQEQVMQIAQVLSGYSLGEADLLRRAMGKKIKAEMDQQRERFVVGAVKNGVSKPQADNIFELLAKFANYGFNKSHAAAYAIVSYQTAYMKAHYPVEFLAASMTLDMSNTEKVNDFRQDAKRLGIEVIAPSVQTSFRHFQTGENRIYYALAALKGVGESAVDHIVEMRGDKPFASIEDFCLRIDPRQVNRRVLESLIYAGAFDCFNLDRAQLSAGLDRVLGYAQRAQENKLSGQSDIFGGALSSGPEKIALPPFSPWLASERLLKEFQVLGFYLTAHPLDSYNNILQKMRVQTFADFSTAVKQGAANGRLAGTVISKQERKTRTGNKMGIIVFSDSSGQYEAVLFSEMLNQYRDILEPGKSFVITAIGEERPEGVSLRLQTIQSLEEKSLQMQKALRVYVRDSGPLRAVAAHLNAKGDGLVSFIVIKEEGKREVEVVLSDKYRITPEIAAALRAAPGVVDVELV, encoded by the coding sequence ATGGCGGATGCGGAACAGAGTGCGATCGGCGGAAAGCCGGGTTTCGTCCATCTGAGGGTTCACTCCGCCTATTCGCTGCTCGAAGGCGCGCTGCCGCTCAAGAAGATCCTCTACAAGGCAGCGGGCGACAGCCAGCCTGCCATTGCGATCACCGATACCAACAATCTCTTCGTCGCTCTGGAATTTTCCCAGAAGGCGCTGGACGACGGTCTGCAGCCGATCATCGGCTGCCAGGTGTCGATCGATATGGAAGACGGCCTCGAAACAGAAAAGCGGGGCGGTCAGCAGGCGCTGGTCAAGCTGCCGTCCATCGTGCTTCTGTCCGCTACCGATGCGGGTTATGAGCGGCTGGTTGATCTTGTCAGCCGCGCCTATCTCGGCGGCGAAGGTAACTCGACCGTCCATATCCGTTCCTCCTGGCTGGAGGAGATCGGCACGGAGGGGCTGATCGCCCTGACAGGTGCTGCGACCGGCCCGATCGACATGCCGCTCAAGGACGGCCATGCCGCCCCGGCAGAGACGCGGCTGCTGACGCTGAAGCGCATCTTCGGCGACCGGCTCTATGTTGAGTTGCAGCGCCACGGTACCTATGACAAGCGCCATGAGCAGAAGGTCATCGGCCTTGCCTACAAGCACGATCTGCCGCTGGTTGCGACCAACGAGGCCTTTTTCCCGACGCGCGACGACTACGATGCCCACGACGCGCTGATGGCGGTCGCCCACAATGCCATCGTCTCCGATGACAGCCGCTTCCGCCTCTCGCCGGATCATTATCTGAAGAGCCGTGCGGAGATGGAAAAGCTCTTTGCCGATTTGCCTGAAGCGCTCGATAATACCATCGAGATCGCACGGCGCTGCTCTTTCATTCTGAAGACCCGCAAGCCGATCCTGCCGCGTTTCACCGGCGCGACCGACGATCCCGAGGAAGCAGAACGCGCAGAATCGCTCGAACTTCGCCGACAGGCGGAGGAAGGGTTGGACATGCGCCTTGCCGAGCTTGGAATGTCGGCAGGTTACGAAGAGAAGGATTACCGCGAGCGGCTGGAATTCGAACTCAGCGTCATCGAGCGCATGAAGTTCCCCGGCTACTTCCTGATCGTTGCCGATTTCATCAAATGGGCCAAGCAGCATGACATTCCCGTCGGCCCGGGCCGTGGCTCGGGTGCAGGCTCGCTGGTCGCCTATGCGCTGACGATCACCGACGTCGATCCGCTGCGTTTCTCGCTGCTCTTCGAACGCTTCCTTAATCCGGAACGCGTGTCGATGCCGGACTTCGATATCGACTTCTGCCAGGATCGCCGCGAAGAGGTGATCCGTTACGTGCAGCAGAAATATGGTCGCGAACAGGTGGCGCAGATCATCACCTTTGGTTCGCTGCAGGCGCGCGCCGCACTGCGCGACGTCGGCCGCGTCTTGGAAATGCCCTACGGTCAGGTCGACAAGATCTGCAAGCTGGTACCGAACAACCCGGCAAACCCGACACCGCTTTCCAAGGCGATCGAGGAAGAGCCGAAGCTGCAGGAAGAGGCCGCCAAGGAGCCGGTCGTCGCCCGCCTTCTGGATATTGCTCAGAAGATCGAGGGCCTTTATCGCCACGCCTCGACCCACGCCGCCGGTATCGTCATCGGCGACCGTCCGCTGTCGAAGCTCGTGCCGATGTATCGCGATCCGCGCTCCGACATGCCGGTCACCCAGTTCAACATGAAGTGGGTCGAGCAGGCCGGTCTCGTGAAGTTCGACTTCCTCGGCCTGAAGACACTGACCGTGCTCAAGGTCGCCGTCGACTTCTGCAGGAAGCGCGGCATCGAGGTCGATCTTCCGAAGATCCCGCTCGACGACAAAAAGACCTACGAGATGCTTTCACGCGGCGAAACGGTCGGCGTGTTCCAGGTTGAAAGTGCCGGCATGCGCAAGGCGCTGATCGGCATGAAGCCGGACTGCATCGAAGACATCATCGCGCTGGTCGCCCTCTATCGCCCGGGTCCGATGGAAAACATCCCGACCTACAACGCCCGCAAGCATGGCGATGAGGAGCTGGAATCGATCCATCCGATGATCGACCATCTGCTCAAGGAAACGCAGGGCGTTATCGTCTACCAGGAGCAGGTAATGCAGATCGCCCAGGTCCTGTCGGGCTATTCGCTTGGCGAAGCCGATCTTCTGCGCCGCGCCATGGGCAAGAAGATCAAGGCGGAAATGGACCAGCAGCGCGAGCGCTTCGTCGTTGGCGCGGTCAAGAACGGCGTGTCGAAGCCGCAGGCCGACAACATCTTCGAACTCTTGGCAAAGTTCGCAAACTACGGCTTCAACAAGTCGCATGCTGCCGCCTACGCCATCGTCTCCTACCAGACGGCCTATATGAAGGCGCATTATCCGGTCGAGTTTCTGGCCGCCTCGATGACGCTCGATATGTCCAACACCGAAAAGGTCAACGATTTCCGCCAGGATGCCAAGCGTCTCGGCATCGAGGTCATCGCGCCCTCAGTCCAGACCTCTTTCCGCCATTTCCAAACTGGCGAGAACAGGATCTATTACGCGCTTGCGGCTCTGAAGGGTGTCGGCGAATCCGCTGTCGATCACATCGTCGAGATGCGCGGCGACAAGCCCTTTGCCAGTATCGAGGATTTCTGCCTGCGCATCGATCCGCGTCAGGTGAACCGCCGCGTGCTGGAAAGTCTGATCTATGCCGGCGCCTTCGATTGCTTCAACTTGGATCGCGCCCAGCTTTCCGCCGGTCTCGACCGCGTGCTCGGCTATGCGCAGCGCGCCCAGGAAAACAAGCTCAGCGGCCAGTCGGATATTTTTGGCGGCGCGCTGTCCTCAGGTCCAGAAAAGATCGCCCTGCCGCCATTCTCGCCCTGGCTTGCCTCCGAGCGGCTGCTCAAGGAATTCCAGGTCCTCGGCTTCTACCTGACCGCCCATCCGCTCGACAGCTACAACAACATCCTCCAGAAGATGCGCGTCCAGACCTTCGCCGATTTCTCCACCGCGGTGAAGCAGGGTGCCGCGAACGGGCGACTGGCAGGCACGGTCATTTCCAAGCAGGAGCGCAAGACGCGCACCGGCAACAAGATGGGTATCATCGTCTTCTCGGATTCCTCCGGCCAATACGAGGCCGTGCTCTTCTCCGAAATGCTGAACCAGTATCGTGACATACTGGAGCCCGGAAAATCCTTCGTCATCACCGCTATCGGCGAAGAGCGGCCGGAAGGTGTCAGCCTGCGTCTGCAGACCATCCAGTCGCTGGAGGAAAAGTCGCTGCAGATGCAGAAGGCGCTGCGCGTCTATGTGCGCGACTCCGGCCCGCTACGCGCCGTTGCCGCACATCTGAACGCCAAGGGCGACGGCCTCGTCTCCTTCATCGTCATCAAGGAGGAGGGCAAACGCGAGGTCGAAGTGGTGCTTTCTGACAAGTATCGTATCACGCCGGAAATCGCAGCCGCTTTGCGGGCAGCTCCTGGTGTCGTGGACGTCGAACTCGTCTGA
- a CDS encoding DUF5680 domain-containing protein, whose protein sequence is MDTQELNGFIVEAKSQTYVAGAQAQPSYRIGAHDLGYKRGIWRYLDSYFGGTDFAGQEVVWLEEKPVWAMNYFGRIIEPGIIDGTVAGTIISAALSQLYKQGRFLGGMVFDHSLGRYVDTSEGDCTHFRGHEFILVDGQKAYELDYRGGLIIP, encoded by the coding sequence ATGGACACGCAGGAACTCAACGGCTTCATTGTCGAAGCCAAATCGCAGACATATGTTGCCGGCGCCCAGGCGCAGCCCTCCTACCGGATCGGTGCCCATGACCTCGGCTACAAGCGCGGCATCTGGCGCTATCTCGACAGCTATTTCGGCGGTACGGATTTTGCCGGTCAGGAAGTGGTGTGGCTGGAGGAAAAGCCGGTCTGGGCGATGAATTATTTCGGGCGGATCATCGAGCCCGGGATCATCGACGGAACTGTCGCCGGCACGATCATTAGCGCCGCGCTGTCACAGCTCTACAAGCAGGGCCGCTTCCTCGGCGGCATGGTCTTCGATCATTCGCTGGGGCGCTATGTCGATACGAGCGAAGGCGACTGCACGCATTTCCGTGGTCACGAATTCATTCTCGTAGATGGTCAAAAAGCCTATGAGCTCGATTATCGCGGCGGGCTGATTATCCCCTGA
- a CDS encoding ABC transporter ATP-binding protein, which translates to MKRNVVLKLSGVERHYGQGETLLTILKGADFSLTSGEMVALVAPSGTGKSTLLHVAGLLEHPDGGEVTVNGRPCDGLSDDKRTAIRRGEIGFVYQFHHLLPEFSAQENIMMPQLIAGLSWKEASERAKMLLDYMRIGHRGAHRPGELSGGEQQRVAIARAVANAPSLLLADEPTGNLDPETASYVFDALEALVRQSGLAALIATHNHELARRMDRRVTISDGKVVDF; encoded by the coding sequence ATGAAACGCAACGTCGTTCTCAAGCTTTCGGGCGTCGAGCGCCATTACGGGCAGGGCGAAACGCTGCTGACCATCCTCAAGGGGGCGGATTTCTCGCTGACGAGCGGTGAAATGGTGGCGCTGGTTGCACCTTCAGGCACAGGCAAATCGACGCTTTTGCATGTGGCGGGCTTGCTGGAACATCCCGATGGCGGCGAGGTAACGGTCAACGGCCGCCCCTGTGATGGCCTTTCCGATGACAAGCGCACGGCGATCCGTCGCGGCGAGATCGGCTTTGTGTATCAGTTCCATCACCTGTTGCCGGAGTTCTCGGCGCAGGAGAACATCATGATGCCGCAACTTATCGCCGGCCTCTCGTGGAAGGAAGCGAGCGAGCGGGCAAAGATGCTTCTGGATTACATGCGCATCGGCCACCGCGGTGCGCATCGCCCGGGCGAGCTTTCCGGCGGCGAGCAGCAGCGTGTGGCGATCGCGCGCGCCGTTGCCAATGCACCGAGCCTGCTTCTGGCCGACGAGCCGACCGGCAATCTCGACCCGGAAACCGCCAGCTACGTCTTCGACGCTCTGGAGGCCCTGGTGCGCCAGTCCGGCCTTGCCGCGCTGATCGCCACGCACAATCACGAGCTTGCCCGGCGCATGGACCGGCGCGTAACGATCTCCGACGGCAAGGTCGTGGATTTCTGA
- a CDS encoding lipoprotein-releasing ABC transporter permease subunit produces the protein MAEAAVDRSSKSGLGPAGKPFSTFERLVAWRYLRARRKEAFISVIAGFSFVGIMLGVATLIIVMAVMNGFRTELVSRILGINGHMIIQPVDGPFTDYADLVKKFEAVPGVKMALPLVEGQVLASSQTGGSTGALVRGTRAEDLSKLKTVSDNIKSGDMVGFAAGDGVLVGSRMADQLGLRVGDLITLTSPEGDVTPMGVNPRIKSYKISGLFEIGMSEYDASIIYMPLEESQLYFNADGLVQSIELFVNNPDDIDNLRPKVEEAAGRQIAITDWRQRNQTFFSALQVERNVMFMILTLIVLVAALNIISGLIMLVKDKGSDIAILRTMGASSGAIMRIFFMTGAAIGIVGTIAGVLLGVFVCINIESIRQFFSWVSGTVLFDPQLYFLSQLPAEMDLSETVSVVIMALTLSFIATIFPAWRASRLDPVQALRYE, from the coding sequence ATGGCAGAGGCAGCAGTGGACCGGAGTTCCAAATCCGGCTTGGGTCCGGCTGGCAAGCCATTCTCCACCTTCGAACGCCTTGTGGCGTGGCGCTATCTGCGCGCCCGCCGCAAGGAGGCGTTCATCTCGGTCATTGCCGGCTTCTCCTTCGTCGGCATCATGCTGGGCGTTGCGACGCTGATCATCGTCATGGCCGTCATGAACGGGTTCCGCACGGAACTGGTCTCCCGCATTCTCGGCATTAACGGCCATATGATCATCCAGCCTGTCGATGGTCCCTTCACCGACTACGCCGATCTCGTCAAGAAATTCGAAGCCGTACCCGGCGTCAAGATGGCACTGCCATTGGTGGAAGGCCAGGTGCTGGCCTCCTCGCAGACCGGCGGCAGCACAGGCGCGCTGGTGCGTGGCACGCGGGCTGAAGACCTGAGCAAGCTGAAGACGGTTTCTGACAACATCAAGTCCGGCGACATGGTCGGATTTGCCGCTGGCGATGGCGTTCTCGTCGGAAGCCGTATGGCCGATCAGCTCGGACTGCGCGTCGGAGACCTGATTACGCTCACGTCACCGGAAGGTGACGTGACGCCGATGGGCGTCAATCCGCGCATCAAATCCTACAAGATTTCCGGGCTCTTCGAGATCGGCATGTCGGAGTACGATGCTTCGATCATCTACATGCCGCTCGAGGAATCGCAGCTTTATTTCAATGCCGACGGGCTGGTGCAGTCGATCGAGCTCTTCGTCAACAACCCCGATGATATCGACAATCTGAGGCCGAAAGTCGAGGAGGCAGCCGGCCGGCAGATCGCCATCACCGACTGGCGCCAGCGCAACCAGACCTTCTTCTCCGCCTTGCAGGTGGAGCGAAACGTCATGTTCATGATCCTGACGCTGATCGTGCTCGTCGCTGCGCTCAACATCATCTCCGGTCTCATCATGCTGGTGAAGGACAAGGGCAGCGATATCGCGATCCTGCGCACCATGGGCGCAAGTTCAGGCGCCATCATGCGCATCTTCTTCATGACGGGGGCTGCGATCGGCATTGTCGGCACGATCGCCGGCGTGCTGCTCGGCGTGTTCGTCTGCATCAACATCGAGTCCATCCGTCAGTTCTTCTCCTGGGTGTCAGGCACGGTGCTCTTCGATCCGCAGCTCTATTTCCTCAGCCAGCTGCCGGCGGAAATGGATCTGAGCGAAACGGTTTCTGTCGTGATCATGGCACTGACACTCTCCTTCATCGCGACGATCTTCCCCGCCTGGCGCGCCTCCCGCCTCGACCCCGTCCAGGCCCTCCGTTACGAATAG
- the proS gene encoding proline--tRNA ligase gives MRLSRFFVPILKENPKEAEIVSHRLMLRAGMIRQQSQGIYSWLPLGKKVLDKVNNIIREEQNRAGAIELSMPTLQSAELWQESGRYDAYGKEMLRIKDRQDRPMLYGPTNEEMVTDIFRSSVKSYKDLPLNLYHIQLKFRDEIRPRFGTMRSREFMMKDAYSFDLTREGAEHSYNKMFTAYLRTFDRLGLRAIPMRADTGPIGGNLSHEFIILADTGESEVFCHKDFVNFDIPVENTDFDSVDGLKGIFDKWTSLYAATSEMHDEAAFNAIPEGERLSARGIEVGHIFYFGTKYSEPMGAKVQGPDGKEHFVHMGSYGIGPTRLVPAIIEASHDENGIIWPESVAPFDVVVINMKAGDEACDGTCELIYAALTKAGKDVLYDDTDDRAGTKFATADLIGVPYQIIAGPRAVANGEVEVKDRKTGARETMTIEAAINRFVA, from the coding sequence ATGCGTCTGTCCCGCTTCTTCGTACCCATCCTCAAGGAAAATCCCAAGGAGGCGGAAATCGTCTCCCATCGGCTGATGTTGCGCGCCGGCATGATCCGCCAGCAGTCGCAGGGCATCTATTCTTGGCTGCCGCTGGGCAAGAAGGTGCTGGACAAGGTCAACAACATCATCCGCGAAGAGCAGAACCGCGCCGGCGCCATCGAGCTTTCAATGCCGACGCTGCAGTCGGCCGAGCTCTGGCAGGAAAGCGGCCGTTACGACGCCTATGGCAAGGAGATGCTGCGCATCAAGGACCGTCAGGATCGTCCCATGCTCTACGGGCCGACCAACGAAGAAATGGTCACGGATATCTTCCGTTCCTCGGTCAAGTCCTACAAGGATCTGCCGCTCAATCTCTATCACATCCAGCTGAAATTCCGTGACGAGATCCGTCCGCGCTTCGGCACCATGCGCTCGCGCGAATTTATGATGAAGGACGCCTATTCCTTCGACCTGACGCGCGAAGGTGCGGAACATTCCTACAACAAGATGTTCACCGCCTACCTGCGGACCTTCGATCGTCTCGGCCTGCGCGCCATTCCGATGCGCGCCGATACCGGCCCGATCGGCGGCAATCTCAGCCACGAGTTCATCATCCTGGCCGATACGGGCGAGTCCGAAGTCTTCTGCCACAAGGATTTCGTCAATTTCGACATCCCTGTCGAAAACACGGATTTCGATAGTGTCGACGGCCTGAAGGGGATTTTCGACAAGTGGACGTCGCTCTATGCCGCGACTTCGGAAATGCACGACGAGGCGGCCTTCAACGCCATTCCGGAAGGCGAGCGTCTTTCTGCGCGCGGTATCGAAGTCGGTCATATTTTCTACTTCGGTACCAAGTATTCCGAGCCGATGGGTGCAAAGGTGCAGGGTCCTGACGGCAAGGAACATTTCGTTCACATGGGTTCCTACGGCATTGGCCCGACACGCCTTGTTCCCGCCATCATCGAAGCATCGCATGATGAGAACGGGATCATCTGGCCGGAGTCGGTCGCGCCCTTCGATGTCGTGGTCATCAACATGAAGGCCGGCGACGAGGCCTGCGACGGTACCTGCGAGCTGATCTATGCAGCGCTGACCAAGGCAGGCAAGGACGTGCTTTATGACGACACGGACGATCGTGCCGGCACCAAGTTTGCGACCGCCGACCTGATCGGCGTGCCGTACCAGATTATTGCCGGCCCGCGCGCGGTCGCGAACGGCGAAGTGGAAGTGAAGGACCGCAAGACCGGCGCCCGCGAAACGATGACCATCGAAGCGGCGATCAACAGGTTCGTGGCTTAG
- a CDS encoding DUF1467 family protein, producing the protein MFQAFLQGFAVYFIIWWITLFAVLPIGLRTQADDNDVVLGTVPSAPTRFRPVFVFSLTTLVSGAIYGFWYICSTYFGLGFDALPQIGPSFY; encoded by the coding sequence ATGTTTCAGGCCTTCCTCCAGGGATTCGCAGTTTATTTCATCATCTGGTGGATCACGCTTTTCGCCGTGCTGCCGATCGGCCTGCGCACCCAGGCGGATGATAATGATGTTGTGCTGGGCACCGTGCCGAGCGCGCCGACCCGTTTCCGCCCGGTCTTCGTCTTTTCGCTGACGACGCTCGTTTCAGGTGCAATTTACGGCTTCTGGTATATCTGTTCGACCTATTTCGGGCTTGGCTTCGACGCACTTCCACAAATAGGGCCTAGCTTCTATTAG
- the mce gene encoding methylmalonyl-CoA epimerase, which translates to MLGRVNHIAIAVPDLKAASASYRDTLGAVVSEPQSLPEHGVTVVFVELPNTKVELLQPLGEASPIAAFLEKNPSGGMHHICYEVDDILAARDQLTASGARVLGNGEPKIGAHGKPVLFLHPKDFFGTLIELEQV; encoded by the coding sequence ATGCTCGGCCGGGTGAACCATATCGCCATCGCCGTGCCAGACCTGAAGGCTGCCTCTGCGAGCTATCGTGACACGCTGGGCGCCGTGGTCTCCGAGCCACAGTCCCTGCCGGAGCATGGCGTCACGGTCGTTTTCGTGGAGCTGCCGAACACCAAGGTGGAACTGCTGCAGCCGCTCGGTGAAGCCTCGCCCATTGCGGCCTTCCTCGAGAAGAACCCGTCCGGCGGCATGCATCACATCTGCTACGAGGTCGACGATATCCTGGCCGCGCGCGACCAGCTGACGGCATCGGGGGCGAGGGTGCTTGGCAATGGCGAGCCGAAGATCGGCGCTCATGGCAAGCCGGTGCTTTTCCTCCACCCGAAGGACTTTTTCGGTACATTGATCGAGCTGGAACAGGTCTGA
- a CDS encoding ribonuclease J produces the protein MAKQDELVFLPLGGVGEIGMNLALYGYGPADHRQWIMVDCGVTFPGPDLPGVDLVLPDIRFLANERKNLKAIIITHAHEDHYGALADLWPGLNVPVYASPFTAGLLEAKRNFEKDAIGEVPVTIFKAGDRINVGPFSIEGIAVNHSIPEPMSLVIRTPLGNVIHTGDWKIDHEPSLGPLTDEARFRQLGDEGVLALLCDSTNALRDGVSPSEKDVSESLRKIIENAEGRVAITTFSSNVGRIRTVAEAAEAAGREVLLLGSSLKRVCDVAQDIGLMEGIKPFISEEDYGFIPRDKVVVILTGSQGEPRAALAKLSRDEMRNVAFAAGDIVVFSSRAIPGNEKAIQDIKNGLVEQGVHIITDTEALVHVSGHPRRNELQKMYEWTRPKIVVPVHGEATHLTAHKELAEQSGIPTVPRVRNGDLLRLAPGPVEVIDEAPHGRIYKDGSLIGDFDEMGIGERKKLAYVGHVAVSIVLDSRYDIIGEPDLVAIGLPAYDDEGEDMEDTLFDAAISAIESIPRARRKDIDMMQEAARRAVRAAANNAWGKKPVVTVFITRV, from the coding sequence ATGGCGAAACAGGACGAACTGGTATTTCTGCCCCTGGGCGGCGTCGGCGAGATCGGCATGAATCTCGCGCTATACGGTTACGGCCCGGCGGATCATCGCCAGTGGATCATGGTAGATTGCGGTGTCACCTTTCCGGGACCGGATCTGCCGGGTGTTGATCTCGTCCTTCCGGATATCCGGTTTCTCGCCAATGAGCGCAAGAACCTCAAGGCGATCATCATCACGCACGCCCATGAGGATCACTACGGCGCGCTCGCCGATCTCTGGCCGGGGCTCAACGTGCCGGTCTACGCGTCTCCCTTCACGGCCGGCCTGCTGGAAGCCAAGCGCAATTTCGAGAAGGACGCGATCGGCGAAGTGCCGGTGACGATCTTCAAGGCCGGCGACAGGATCAATGTCGGTCCCTTCAGCATCGAGGGTATTGCCGTCAATCACTCGATCCCCGAGCCCATGTCGCTGGTGATCCGCACGCCGCTCGGCAACGTCATCCACACCGGCGACTGGAAGATCGACCACGAGCCGTCGCTCGGGCCTCTGACCGACGAGGCGCGCTTCCGTCAGCTCGGCGATGAGGGCGTGCTGGCATTGCTCTGCGATTCCACCAATGCGCTGCGCGATGGCGTTTCGCCCTCCGAGAAGGATGTCTCGGAGAGCCTGCGCAAGATCATCGAGAATGCCGAGGGACGTGTGGCGATCACCACCTTCTCTTCGAATGTCGGCCGTATCCGCACCGTCGCCGAAGCTGCTGAAGCTGCGGGCCGCGAGGTGCTGCTGCTGGGAAGTTCGCTCAAGCGTGTGTGCGATGTTGCCCAGGATATAGGCCTGATGGAGGGTATAAAGCCGTTCATCTCCGAGGAGGATTACGGCTTCATCCCGCGTGACAAGGTCGTCGTCATCCTCACAGGCAGCCAGGGTGAGCCGCGCGCTGCCCTTGCCAAGCTTTCCCGCGACGAGATGCGCAATGTGGCCTTTGCCGCCGGCGATATCGTCGTCTTCTCCTCGCGCGCCATCCCCGGCAATGAGAAGGCGATCCAGGACATCAAGAACGGTCTCGTCGAGCAGGGGGTCCATATCATCACCGACACAGAAGCGCTGGTGCATGTGTCCGGCCATCCGCGCCGCAACGAGTTGCAGAAGATGTACGAGTGGACGCGGCCGAAGATCGTCGTGCCCGTGCATGGCGAGGCGACGCATCTGACGGCGCATAAGGAGCTTGCAGAACAGTCGGGCATTCCGACAGTGCCGCGCGTGCGCAACGGCGATTTGCTGCGGCTTGCGCCGGGACCGGTCGAGGTGATCGACGAAGCGCCGCATGGCCGCATCTACAAGGATGGGTCACTGATCGGCGACTTCGACGAAATGGGCATAGGCGAGCGCAAGAAGCTTGCTTATGTCGGCCATGTCGCCGTCAGCATTGTGCTCGACAGTCGCTACGACATCATCGGCGAGCCCGATCTCGTGGCAATCGGCCTGCCTGCCTATGACGACGAGGGCGAGGATATGGAGGATACTCTGTTCGATGCCGCAATCAGCGCGATCGAGAGTATTCCACGCGCCCGCCGCAAGGATATCGACATGATGCAGGAGGCTGCGCGCCGCGCCGTGCGCGCCGCCGCCAACAATGCCTGGGGCAAGAAGCCTGTCGTCACCGTCTTCATCACCAGGGTCTGA
- a CDS encoding biotin--[acetyl-CoA-carboxylase] ligase, with the protein MASDKRRRISLGDIRHEALSDTSSTNTECLARARAGDSGLLWVTAERQTGGRGRRGRPWASERGNLYASLLLIDPAPMERLASLPLAIAVAVHQAIRSVLPLGAEPLEVKWPNDILIGRKKTCGILVEGERLADGRHAVVIGIGINVSVMPDNPIYPVTCLRDQGSAASPEELFAHLFASMAETLDIWDEGQGIAEVTTRWRAVACGIGEKITVNLPDRSISGYFAGIDDNGLLMLDTGTGRIMPIAAGDVFFG; encoded by the coding sequence ATGGCTTCCGACAAGCGGCGCCGGATATCGCTCGGCGATATCAGGCACGAGGCCTTGTCGGATACATCGTCGACCAACACGGAATGCCTTGCCCGGGCTCGGGCAGGGGACAGCGGTCTACTCTGGGTGACTGCCGAACGACAGACCGGCGGCCGGGGCCGCCGGGGTCGTCCCTGGGCTTCAGAGCGCGGCAATCTCTATGCCTCGCTTCTCCTCATCGATCCGGCGCCGATGGAGCGCCTTGCCTCCCTGCCGCTGGCAATCGCGGTTGCCGTGCACCAGGCGATCCGCAGCGTCTTGCCGCTAGGTGCGGAGCCGCTGGAGGTGAAGTGGCCGAATGATATCCTCATCGGACGCAAGAAGACCTGCGGCATCCTCGTGGAAGGCGAACGATTGGCTGATGGCCGCCATGCTGTCGTGATCGGCATCGGCATCAATGTATCCGTGATGCCCGACAATCCCATCTATCCTGTCACCTGCCTGCGCGATCAGGGAAGTGCGGCTTCGCCTGAGGAGCTCTTCGCCCATCTCTTTGCATCGATGGCCGAGACGCTTGACATCTGGGACGAAGGGCAAGGTATTGCCGAGGTCACGACGCGATGGCGCGCTGTCGCCTGTGGTATTGGCGAAAAGATAACCGTGAATCTGCCCGACAGGTCGATTTCAGGATATTTCGCCGGAATAGATGATAATGGCCTGTTGATGCTCGATACCGGCACAGGCAGGATAATGCCGATTGCGGCCGGCGATGTATTCTTTGGATAG